Part of the Candidatus Cloacimonadota bacterium genome, TGTAACTCTTACAAGTAGCTGCATAAGGGGATTGCCATAATTTGGACTGAACCATGATACAATTGCCCGAATGATGATGAGCCAGATATAGATCGTGATGACCGCACTGATAATACGAACGAATATCATGATTTTTCCTTTGGCGGCTGGAAGCAGTTCCTGCAGCGTGCTTCGTAAATGTCCTTTTCTCCAACAAGGATTTCTTCATCGTTATCAACAAGTCGTTGTGTACGGTTTGCTGGATTACCGCATTTCATACAGATCGCAAGGGTTTTGGTGATATATTCTGCAGTTGCAAGCAGTTCCGGCATAGGATGGAAGGGTTTGCCGCGGTAGTCCTGGTCAAGTCCAGCAACGATAACTCGTTTGCCTTCGTTTGCAAGTTTCTGACACACTTCAACGAGTCCTTCATCAAAGAATTGTGCTTCATCGATACCAACTACTTCAGTATCTTTTTTTACAAGTTCGTATAGTTGTTGTGAGGTATCAACCTGTTTTGAATTAAGTTTTGATTTGTTGTGGGAAACGATGTATTGATGATGGTATCTGTTATCGATCGTCGGTTTAAAAATCTGGAAGGGATGTTTGGCGATTTCGACACGTCTCATCCTGCGAATGAGCTCTTCGGTTTTTCCGCTGAACATACTGCCGCAGATGACCTCGATCCAACCAGTTTGACCTTTTACAATATTCATACGCTACTCCACGTTTGCGTAATTTGTGAGTGTAGTTTTTTATGTCAAATTTTATGATGATTGGAAGGTTTTCAAATATATTTACTAATAATAAAAAGTACAATGGCTTATAGAAAATTGAATCTGACGAATGGTCGGGCGACCTTCGTTAAGTATTATTTTTTTGTTAAAGCACTTTGTTATGATCGTCACTGTTCTTGAATCATCCCGACAAATCGAGACGATTCAAGTTCCGTGTGTCAGAAGTGGTTAGCATCGAAAGGTGAACCTCAGATAAGTAAGTGAAACAAAAAAGCCGCCACAGAATGATCTATGACGACTTTTAACCTATCTCTATTTTACCTCAATAATAAAATTTTAACTAATTGTGAATTTTCACCATAAATGGAATAGAAATAGACGCCGGAAGGTACATCATTTCCCAGTTCATCTTTTCCATCCCATGTGGTTTCAATCATTCCTTGTGATTCGGCCAAAGTAGGCAAACCTCGTACAAACTCACCTTTAATATTGTACACTTTTATATTAGTGCCGAGAGTTTCTCTATTTGTAAAATACTTGATCGACATAGTGCCATCAATAGCTGGATTGAAAGGATTAGGGAAACTTATACTCTTTGAAGCATCTAAATAGGCAGGTTCATCGACAGCAACATTCCAGTTGATCACAACAGTGTTCGAGGGATTGGATTCACCGATTTCATACAAAGCAGTTGTATAATATTCATAATCTGTTCCATATATTGCTGTTTCATCTCGATATGACAAATCGTATATCGGAGAAGTGTTCAGAAGCATATCGTCTCGATATACATTGTAAGAAATGACATCTAACTGATTCGGTGCCTGCCATGTAAGGTCGATATATGCAGGGCTTTGGTTACTAGAATATAGGAGATTTGCTGGAGGATCATAATATGGAACCGGATCTGAATAGATATCCAATGTTACACCGTGTATTGTTGTAAGTGAGTAGGGGAATTCATCGGGAAGGATATACCAGCCGTCATATGAGCCGCCCCAGCCAAAGTTCACATGATATTCATTTAACGTATTATATCCGTCAACAACAACATTATGCCCACCGCTGCCCCCTGTTACCAGAACGGTTAATTCTGCCGGCTGAGCATCCATCATATTCTGGCTGAGTCTGGTCCAGAAATTCGGATCAGAATCATCGATCGTGTCGGTGCCGAAGTATCCAAATTTTTCGAGAGCATCGACCACTTGGCTCAGGTAAAACGTGCCTGAAACCGAGGATGTATAGACTTGAGTTGCGGCTACACCACAGGCGAAACAGAGCCCTGCTTTGTCTGAATTGGTAAGAGGTTGATCCAGTTTTTTATGAGCATCATAGGATGAGAGATAACCATTTAAATCTGGGAAAGAAGCGAAGCCGCGCGTAAAATAATCGTCGTCGATCATGAAATTCCGTCCGGCATAGGAATGGTAATAATCATCTCCATCACCAAATTGTGCATTATTAATATTGGTAAAGTAATCGATGATCTGCGCAGTTGCAATTGCAGGACATCCCGCAAGACTTCGTGCGCCTGTTACCATGTCCCAGGGGCAGTAGTTATAATAGGGAGCAGTTTGATGCCATTGTACCTGCACCCATCCACCAGTAAGAGTCGAGTCTTGATTCGGCCAATACATTTCTTCTTTTACTACATTGCTTTCGATAAGCTGTGTCCATGCATCGTTCCTTTGCTGCTTGATTTTTTGAGGAAGATTCTGCAAAGCTTTATAACGATACGAAATATTCAGCGCTATTGCCTGATATGGTATCGACGTATCATCTTGAACATCAATTGTGTTTCTGAAACTGTAACCGATAATGGGAGGAAGATTATTATCTCCTGCAATGATCATGAATCCTCGAGGTGTAAGTTCAACAAGATAAAAAAGTGTTTTGCCGTTTTCATTATAATGTTCTGAAATATCATTAATTGAAAATATTTGATCTTGATTATGTTGATTGATCTTATGATAAACAATGTCTTTGCAAACGTTAATATCAACGGGTTTTGCATTAAGTCTAACAAATAAGATAATTATGAGAATAAGAAACAAGAACACGGTCTTTTTACTAGCCATGGAAACTCCTTTTATTCGCAAAATACGGGTAATTCTTCCCATTCTTTTTTTGTTCTTTTTAATAATAAAAGACTTTTATCTTTATTCATAGCCGCAAGGCTATTCACGATAATATTAACCATCACAACCGGAGCTGCCTGTGAGAGACTATACGTCGTACCGGTTACCGGAGTGACGAGTACATGATCGCATACCATTGCAAGGGGGCTGAATTCACTGTCTGTAATCGCTATTGTAGCAGCACCTTTGGAATGGGCATAAGCGGCAACGTCACGAACTTCTTTTAAAATTTTTTGAAAGCTAATTGCAATTACCACATCTCCCACACCAACATCCATCACTTCGATCTGTTTGGAAATGCCAAATCCTCTTAGTTTGATGTAATCCTTACCCAGGGCTTCGAAATAGTAATGAAATATATCGACACATGCTTCGCTCGAACCAATCGATGCAATAATGATTTTTTTTGCATTATCGATAAGAGAAACAATGCGTGAAAGCGTCTCTTTATTAAGATATGTCCGGGTATTCATAATGTT contains:
- a CDS encoding thymidine kinase, with amino-acid sequence MNIVKGQTGWIEVICGSMFSGKTEELIRRMRRVEIAKHPFQIFKPTIDNRYHHQYIVSHNKSKLNSKQVDTSQQLYELVKKDTEVVGIDEAQFFDEGLVEVCQKLANEGKRVIVAGLDQDYRGKPFHPMPELLATAEYITKTLAICMKCGNPANRTQRLVDNDEEILVGEKDIYEARCRNCFQPPKEKS
- a CDS encoding C10 family peptidase, with translation MASKKTVFLFLILIIILFVRLNAKPVDINVCKDIVYHKINQHNQDQIFSINDISEHYNENGKTLFYLVELTPRGFMIIAGDNNLPPIIGYSFRNTIDVQDDTSIPYQAIALNISYRYKALQNLPQKIKQQRNDAWTQLIESNVVKEEMYWPNQDSTLTGGWVQVQWHQTAPYYNYCPWDMVTGARSLAGCPAIATAQIIDYFTNINNAQFGDGDDYYHSYAGRNFMIDDDYFTRGFASFPDLNGYLSSYDAHKKLDQPLTNSDKAGLCFACGVAATQVYTSSVSGTFYLSQVVDALEKFGYFGTDTIDDSDPNFWTRLSQNMMDAQPAELTVLVTGGSGGHNVVVDGYNTLNEYHVNFGWGGSYDGWYILPDEFPYSLTTIHGVTLDIYSDPVPYYDPPANLLYSSNQSPAYIDLTWQAPNQLDVISYNVYRDDMLLNTSPIYDLSYRDETAIYGTDYEYYTTALYEIGESNPSNTVVINWNVAVDEPAYLDASKSISFPNPFNPAIDGTMSIKYFTNRETLGTNIKVYNIKGEFVRGLPTLAESQGMIETTWDGKDELGNDVPSGVYFYSIYGENSQLVKILLLR
- a CDS encoding MurR/RpiR family transcriptional regulator encodes the protein MKNKLTDKLKKASLTKREKMIADTITKNLHKNAFLNGPQLAETCNVAPSSITRFAQKLGYTGFPALKKELETLYRKTTTPHEVFEEFISKLSQKDVADATIEQDIQNIMNTRTYLNKETLSRIVSLIDNAKKIIIASIGSSEACVDIFHYYFEALGKDYIKLRGFGISKQIEVMDVGVGDVVIAISFQKILKEVRDVAAYAHSKGAATIAITDSEFSPLAMVCDHVLVTPVTGTTYSLSQAAPVVMVNIIVNSLAAMNKDKSLLLLKRTKKEWEELPVFCE